The region CCTGTATCTTGCAGGTCTTCTTTGTGTCTGACTTTTTCAAGCCACGTGTGGCTTCTCATAAAGAGGTGGACATCCCACACACAACCCTGCAGGAGACCCCAACAAATGGAAACCACTTTGAGAGTCCAAACTAAGCTATgcaagaggtggaggaggaggaggataccTCTGCACTGTCCAAGCGCACACCTAGGATCCGAGCTCTCTAGCCTTTCATCTCACGCAAATTCTCATCAGATTTCTTTGCATGGACTCACAGAGTGGAGTACTTGATTCTCAGTTCAAGTAAGCCAGTGGATGACTGTGCATCCCAGAAGAAACCCTTGAAAGCTACACCTCAGGTCTGCTTATATTTTAAGACTTTATAATTTTAGCCAATTTGCTGTCTTGTCCACTGATCCTCCATTAAAGGAATGTGGTGAGACAACCTGTCCAACCCTTGTAGATATGCTAAAGTGACAGATGAAGGTTAGGGGCTAGAGATTCTGCAAGGACGGGAACCATCTATCTACTGAGCTGGTGGGAAGACTTACCTGCATGCACTCACTAAAGGGTCTGACCACTGctgggagagtgagagaggggggtTGGAAACCTGTGAATGTAACCCTGCTTTGTGCTTTTCCTGTCCTGGAGTCAGTCTGCTCGAAGATCTGATTTAGGGTCAGTTTTAGGACCACCCCCAGCTTCCAGAGAGACTATGAGTCTCACCACTTTGCTGCCTTAGGTCCAGTGTATAAACAAAGGGCTCATTAAAAGAGGAAAGTTTGTTTCTTAAGGCTAGAAGGTGCTGGAGGCTAAAGCTGATCCTAGACCAGAGGGCAACACTGCTTGACATCTGAAGCCGCTGACTCCAGGTTACTGACACTACTGTGTGATTCTCCAACTGTCTAACCTCATATTGTCGAGAAGGACGTGTGACTTGGGTTAGAGAGCTGAAGAGTCGACAGTCAGTTTCAAGTCCCATGTTGCCTTTGCTggactgttgctgctgctgctgtcacagcttCCTGTGTATCTAAGAACTAATATAAACATCAAGAGAATAGACAACAATGTACTTTTGTATAATCTGTATGTAAAAACAAATCTCCATACAGACgtttattgaaaaaaaatgttacaccTATGTACAAACatctaaaataagaaaaaaaaagacattttacttaTTCACATGAACAAAAATGAAGCATAAGTGTTGGATGTATTATGTCATAAGCTGTCACATAAATAAAGCATGACTTGCTTACGTTCCCAGTCAGATATATCAAATTAATCTGTCATATTATGCACCATCTTGCTCAATAAAAGCATGAATGTTCACTGTACTCCAGCCACACAGATGCATTCacctaaatgaaaaacacttctGTTTACATCATTAGATAAGTGTAGATTCACTGATTTATAAAATGCAACTCAACAGGACATTACAAAGCTCAGGTAAGTtagatggaaaaacaaaaaaacaaaaacatgttaaagaaattatttttccaaCTGAAAGCCAATTTAACTAACATTTTGGGAATAAGTGTAGCACAATGTTTGACCCCAATATGAAacttggaaaaagaaaacagaaggacCAAAAACACCATCTTGGGGTCGTCAAAGCTAAAGGTGAATCGTACAGCAGCCACAATGTGCTGGGAAGCTGAAAGGTCATTATAGGTAGAGACTGGCAGCGAAAACAATGTCTCTCTTGATCTTTGTTATTCCTGCAAAGACACGAATAAGAAAATTTTGTTCCAATCAGAGACATTTGTTTGAGTAATGTGTCAGTAAAGAAGAGTTTACCAGAGTaaataatactttttaaaaagtttacaGCCTGTGGGATGATGACTCTACAGTcagtggccactttattaggtcgGGGTTGTGGTGTAATATAAGAAACTCATCTTAATGATTAATTAACGATTAAGCTCCAATAACACAATGAGGTTTCTTACCTTCAGCAAACTTGTTTTCCAGCTCAGTGTTGCCAATGGCCTTGGCTGCAGAGCACATCTGTCTCAGCACCTCTTCCAGACGGCGCATGCAGCGGATGATGCTTCCTacacaggacagacacacatacacagtgttcagtgtgtgtgaatttgtctTTTTAGATCTAAGGTCAGTATTGTCAGTACTGTGGCTGTACAACTTAAAACCACAGCTCTTAAAACTCCTGAATCCTCTTTGACAAACTCACCTTAATGGATATGTGAACTCTTTGTTTTACATgtctgtaattttcattttataaccTAATTTCCAACAAGTTTCCAGGATATACGTATATTATTTGATGCTAATTGTAAGGAAAACACAGACGGTTTTTACTTGGGTTTAAATTGatcatttcctgcttttcccAATAATTCGTGAAAAGATAAGACTCTTTTATAAAAAGTCCCAGAAAATGAGGAACTTACAGACCTGTAAAATAGTTTTAGTTTATAAATATGTGTCAACGTTGTAAAACAGAAAGATGAGATAGAAAACAGATATCAAAATACACTGAATTATTTTGGAAATTTCCCAGTTCTCCGTCTCTgtccttcgccaacacacacaagcacaagcacatCTTAAACTCCCTCCAGTTTCCCAACTCAGCATTACTTCCTTATTATGATGACATCCAATGTTTCACAGCTGAGGTCATTGTTGGGAGTCAGAGATAGAAACTATGGGGAGAATGATGGACCTGGAACTGGGTTCAAACCAAACCACACATAATAAATCAATTAGTGAGCCTCTTACAGCCTGCAAGTGGCTGCACATGTGACAGCGGATAAATCAAAGGTGAAATGGTTTTGTAAAGGCCGTGCTGTTGCTCGTTAGCGGTGGaagaagtaaaagtacagagaGATTTTCAGCAACATGAGCTTAaagtttcaaaaataaaagcacttgtTCTGCAGAGACAACGCCTGCGACTGATATATTATTAAATCTGACATTGTTAGATCATCAACACGGATGCATTAATGTGTCAGCAGcattttacagctgcagcttGTTGAGGTGAAGCTAGTTTTATCTACTTTTTACTGGTAAATCTGGGTAATAAACCTGAGGGGTCATGAGATGATAAAAGGGAGacgaaagaagaagaaaaggcaactgagtttttcttttttttttttttttttaaatcaaatctcAATTTTGTGAGGAACTTCAGAATTGAACTTAACTACAGCACTGGAGTAAAAATATTTCCTGTCATGTCTGCCAGACGTTGATGACCCACCTTCAAAGACGTCGGTCATCTTGCAGATTTGAGCAAACGTGGCGCCGTTAGCCCAGGCGTAGACCACGTCCATCAGGTGGGGCTTGAACTGGTTCAGATACGTCTCCTCGTCCACCTCCAGCTTGGCGTCTGCAGACACCTTGGCTATCCGCTTTGCACACTcctgaacacaacaaaaacacaagtgttCACATTTCCACCAAATTCAAACTGTGAGAAACAAATCTGGCATCGTCTCATGATGTCTCACCTGCATTTGTCTCAGGGGTGCAGCTAGTTGTTCAGTCAGTTTTGGCATCTCACTGGCCTGGAGGGCAAATTGACATCATTGATATTATGATagcaaatatcaaatatttattttgttgttttgcttccaAGCTTCAGGCAAAATACGTTGCTACTTAAACCTGTTGTAGGCAAGTttgataagaaaaacaaaacagatcagaCCTCcaccaaacaaaacagaaacctgCTGCCTTCTCAACGGTCAGAAGGGTTTTTATGAACCGGTTTAgaatcacaaacacagaatgGTTTGCTGCCATCCTGAGCTGAAGAGCAGCAGGTGCTCTTCAATGACAGCCAACagctgtgtacacacaaacacaatagtCCTGTATTGCAAACACGACAGCTGCTTGTTGTCGTCGTTTGCTCTCTGCATTTGAGTAAGACACAAAAGCGAGACGAGGACGAGAACGAGGACGATGGGAGCCGTGATTGAGTTTAGAGAGAAATTTGTTCAGTTCAGAGGATGAAGCTGATGTGGAGCCAAAGAAAAGGTTTGCTAAACCATCTGATGCTGGATTGCCTCATTGAGAGATCAGGCATCATTAGgtaagacaaacacacatcaacCTCAGGTTTCTGTTTTGCTTGCAGAGCATGGGAAGAGGCCAAGAATGCGACTGGAGCTTCAGCTTGTGGGAATGGGAATCAACTGTTGATCTCAGTGTTCGGGAAAAGGCTTAATATCTGTTTGTACTGAGAATTTAGAGGaattatgtgtgtttgtgcatttgttcgTACATTCTCCTGGAAGACGAAGCAGGACAGCAGGGCAGTGGCTTGTTCAACCGTCAGGTCGTTGAAGAGACCGTTGAACACCATCTCCGTCAGCAGGAGCTCGTCGGCACTGGAAAGATTAACGCACAGAGTGAATTATTGGTGATTATTaatctgttgtattttttccaAACTGTTGTCCTTCCCCACCTGCTAATTTCACAGGCAACTCGCCCTTTCATCTCGATCACATCGGAGGGGCTGGCAAAGCCGAGGCGTCGCAGAACTCTCTTCCTGCACTTCAGCTTGTCCATCTGCAGGACGGTCTGAGCTTTCTTCAGCTCTCGCTTGGCCGTTCGAACATCTGCTGCgatctgaaacacaaaaacacaaaagcacacacacgtactgttATACCTCACAGCCTTCAGGGTTCCAGAAAAGTAGCACTTTGATAACTACCAGCTGTTTTGTGCATGAGCTAATGTCAAACATTACACAGTGATTAAAGTGCAATATCTGAGCCAACAGATGTGCATCTGCCTGCTTATCTGTAATATCCCCTTTGAACTTTACTCATCATTACAACACATCTCTGAGGCGAAGAAGCAAACACAGTCACAAAGAGATTTCACCAGCATGGGTCATTACTAAAGGGAAGTCCAATTTCTCGAAACTAGCAACAGTGCGTAAGATAGTGAGAGAAATCGCTCGTGTATGAACGAGAGCTGAAAGGTTTTTGGTGCTTGTGCTCCCAGTGTTAACCTGAGTACAGGTTTTACTTTAGATGTATGCTATAGCTATATCAGCCATGGCGTGTGTAAGGTGTGATGAGTTGGGACAGTGTTGGATACTTTGCTTAACAAATAAGGCAGGAATGGTCTCAGTATGGAAATGAGACTGAGGAGAAGCTGTAGAGGGCTGTTCCTGAACCGGAGAGATGCTAATAGAAAAGCAGGATAAACTCTTACTCTGACAAAGTTATCCAGTTTACACTTTACTGTATATCATttcacaacatacacacacacacatatacacacacacgaccaGAGAGAGATGTAAACGTTTATGCAAAGTGTCAAACACAGTGTAGTCAGTCCACCAGTAAAACCAATCTGGGAGTGTAGCAGCTCTTTTATTTTTACCGACTCtatgttttgcattttctccggctttacttttttgttctggatctttctctGATAAGgttcatattttctttccttcttttccactttttttccccctacatTATCCCAGCTGCTAAACATCATCAAGACAAGTCTGGTAAATTGTGGTACTTGTCTGCTGGAGTTAGAGCTTCAGcaaaaaatggtttaaaaaaaaaaaacaaacaaaaaaaaacaaaacaatcagccCCTTGTTTTAGCCTTTTCATCCCTCGCTCCATGTGATCCAATGTGGGTTTCTGTTCTGACCTACGACTGAAGGTGAGGCCCCTGTAGGAGTAACGTCcttgctgttttcctgtgtttgtctgcatgagTATATATATACGGGCAAAGCTGACCAgtctgagaggagaagacaaaGGAAGGTCACTGATTGAGATCTAAGTAAAAGAAGCCAACGCAGATGAATAGGAAAGTATTAATAATTCATCCGTAACAAAAGCCAACTGTGTATAAATGGTTTAATTATCAATAGGGTTTGACATTTAGCAAAGTTTCACACGACTTTTAACTCTCacaaactgaagacacacacacacacacaaagtgactTTCTCACCAAAGCTTTCTTCTCACAGAGAGAATATACAGATTCCAGGTTGGGGTCACTGTGCAGGGGGTGGGAGTACATGCGGTGCTCAAAGGCCTCCACTTTCTGAATGACTTTCTTCAGCGCGGGGTCTTTAATGCCCATGTCGTCTATGGGGTCGAGCAGAGGAACGCCATCTGGGAAACGCTTCTGCACTTCCTGAGGACAAGatatttggaggttaaaaaaaaacaaaacaaaacagaaagggCAACAATTCAGATAATGATTCTTTTGATTTCCTCCACTTTCAGCGTTTTGGTTTCAAGATGGCTGAATTTTGTACCTGTATAGATTTGAGCATGAGCTGTCTGTTGTCAAAGGGCCTGAGGTCTTTGGGGATGTAAAGACGAACTGAGCTGATGGAAGTCAGGAGATGCAGCATCACTGGGACCACCTGGACAAAAAACAGCGACCATAATCACATGGAAATACAGCATTTCTATTTGTCTCCTATGTTCGGCAATTTGCTTAAGTTTTCGTCTGCCACACTATTCTGTTCTGTGGAAAATTAAGTTTTTTGTTTCATGTACGTCATGAACATTGTTCCAACTGTTCAGTGTTTCCACTGAACGCAATTTGTCTTATAgataaaaatcttttttccatttcagccaagcgtgaaaacatttttcagcttgtttgaatttccaacattttcactcaggtttttttttttaatgaaactgaaaatgtgcataaaGCAGGTTGATGGAAATGAACCTCCATAACATTTGTATATGTGACACgtgtttctgtgcatttgtTTCACCCACCTGCATCTCTCCAGTCTCCCCTGGAGCAGCGGGTTTAGCAGCCTCAGTCGCAGCGTCTTTTACACTGTCCTTACTACAGTGGACCAAAACCTCCACCACGTACAGCGGCTCTGAGTCTGTGCTGGTCTAAATGGGGAAATGCATATTAGTCACAGTCTCATGTTGATGGATTCACATACATGTGACACCATGAGAACTTACCTTCACGTTAGACTTCTTGCAAAAGTTTACAACAACTCCCCAGCCAAAGTCAGCGTCTTCATTTTTTACCTATTGGAACAAAGCAACAAAGATCAtgtaaaaataagtaaaaacatCTATAATTATCGTTCCGTCACTGGAGAATATGTGTGTGAAGCTTTACCTTAACAAGTCGCCCAGGCTGCAAGAAGGGCAGGCAGTATCTGGGTTTGTGGATGAACTCTTGTATCTCTTTACCCAGTTTGGCCAGCTGCTGTCTGATTTTAAAGTAAGTGACGACGCTCTCTTCGTTAGGTATCTCAATGACGTGGTACTGCTCCTCCAGCCTCTTTATTTCTGcacagaaaatcagaaatgtgAGCAAAAAATTTCTTAAAGGCTTTTTACACATCAACCACTAAGTCGACAGAAAAGTTATCTGCAACTATTCTGACAAACAAATAATCATTTAATATGTTTAAATCCCAGTTTCTAGCAGTACTACATATGGAAAAATGCTTACTCTCCACTACACCAGGCAAAGCCCTGTAGTGTTGGAACTGGTAGAAAGACTTCTCCAGCATGTACTCTGGGTTGATCTCCTCCACACGCAGCAGGTTCAGCACCATGTTGTAGGTCAGGTGGAAGGCACTGTTCAAAGGGTCGGCTGATCCCTGCACAgcataataaaaacagacagatcaGAAATTAACATGGAAACAAAAGCCTTTATTTTAATAACATACAGCTGTGACTATTtatgtgttttgaaaatgttgttagCATTTTACTAAAGGTGCCAAGAAGGTACGAGGCCTGAATAAAGTCACTTTCCCCAAAATTTAACTCGGAGGATTTTGCAATCGTGATCTCTGAAACTCCAGAACCACAGATATGTGTTCAGCATCTCTCTCCAAGACATCCTGGGAGTCGAGCACTGCGACAGTGCCAACAAACAGTTTTACATTAACACAACCTCTCTCAAAAGCTATGCAGTTACATATTTATAGCAGTGCAGCTATAAATGTGTCAAACCAAAGACAAAAGACCAAGACTCCCTGGCTTCTCTGTAACAGTGTGTAGTCAAGTGTTGAGCACCAAATAACTCGATGATCCACAGAGAGAACAACTTCAGAGCCACTCATTACAATTTCCACTCGATTGTTCAAACAAATTCTCACcaagaaatgtgttttaattgaTGGGATAGTGGGAGTCTGGCAACGGAAGAATGTGCAGAAAGCACTGAAGAGGTTTGCAAAGACGTGATGGATAGACTAGTAGCTGCATTCTGAAAATTAACTTGAACTTGCATGGTGAAAAGCTTTGTAGCAGCCAGATTCTACGGTACCTTGAGAAGCTGTTTGCCCACAGCTGGACTCATCTTCTCATCCACCATGAAAATAACAATTCCCCTGTCGTCCATTCCTCTCCTCCCAGCACGGCCGGACATTTGGATGTATTCACCTGATGTAATCTAAACCACGTGAAAACACAGACGAcattaaaagaagaaaggaaatttGTCAGTGGGTGGTGGGAGAAAAGAGGTTAAAAACAACTGAAGATGGAAAGAAAAGTACTGTGATGATGTATTACAGGTGAGAATATAACCAAATATTTTCATAGTATTTGTCCAGTTTATATCAAGCCAAGTATCTGCATTGCTAACATACAAATCTAGACGATGGCACTGCCTTTTGAGGAAGAGACTGGACCAGTTTTCCACGAGCTTCTGAGGACTACTCTCTGCATCACACATGGCTCCGATTAAACTCCACAAATCTACTGTTCTTTGAGCAATAAAAAACGCAGCAAAAGGCAGAtacgatttttttttgtgtgttgaaaTGATCTGATCGTCATTTCAGGCATGCCATGGGATCAGCTCTTGATTtgaaacacagtgtgtttcaggaatgagagttgtgtgtgtgttgaagtgtgCGAGTGCCTGCGTGGAGCTTTGGCACCGTCAGAGGCACCAGATGTTCCCGATGAACCTCTTGGAGGGcagtttcctcctctctctcgcACTCTCTtcaagcctgtgtgtgtgtgtgtgtgagagagagagtagctGGAAACCTGTGTGTATGAAGTGACGATGAAGGGTGCTTCTAAGTGACggcagctccacacacacacagacacacacggccCCCAGCTCTTATACGTGGCTGTTTATGTGGCGATGCAAGCTGCGGGACTTGAAGACCTTATAAAGGCCCTGGAGAACCACACTATGTGTGACAGCTCCACACTGCAAACAGGCCAGAGCTGTTGTTTTAAAGAGACAGAACTGTTTATGGAGAGTTTTACTACCGAGAGACAAACACTGCAGGTAAAGTAACAgggagaaactgaaaaaaggaaGCACAGAACAGAATTCTAATACTTCTCCAAAAATGGATGACTGGTCTGCATTACATGTTGGCTCAGTCCACTTTCTGCTTTTATGTGCCCAcagcaaagcaaacagcaaacaggaaacaataATGTTATTTGGATTTTTTGCATGTATGTTACACGTTACAGTGTGTATATTTCATAATAATGTACTTATTATGAAATATAAACACTTTTACTATATAAACTATTAAACTCTCAGTATTGCAGATGACATCCAGTAACTAACTTCAGCTGGGTTATCGCCATTTAGAATATATTGACCCTGCATGTGAAGGCTTCACAAGATGTCCGTGTACATGAGGTTGTCTCACTCTgagtgaggaggaaaagagttaaattaagaaacaaaaaaatccacattaACAGGGAGAAAACATAGTTTGCAGGAACCAATCTGATAACACTCCTAAGAGAATCCTCTCCTGACaatttgttttcacagaaatgcaagaactctgtgtgtgtgcgtgtgcaggtgTTTGCGTGTGCTCTTACAAAACGATGATTCTTGCCATCGAACTTGCGTGCGCTGGTGAAGAGCACAGTGCGCGCTGGCATATTGATGCCCATGGCGAATGTCTCAGTGGCAAACAGGGCCTGGGATAAGAACAAAAAGCATTAAGAAAATCTCATCACAACATTCTGATAATTCTCAATACAGCTTCAAAAAGGTTTCCTGTGGTTTTGTCTTGTAAACGTATGTTTGTGTTCAGTGGTTCTCACACCagaaggctgtgtgtgtgtgtgtgcctctgagGCCTAATTAACACGTTGAAtgtgtttccttcctcataaaacatctgcaaagcCACTTTTTAAAGTCCAAAAAGGTAATGGTTTACTAAGTGGGTAAATCTTGGGAaacatgcaacaaaaaaaaacaaacaaacaaggatTCAAATCCTTAAAAGCGTAAAACTGGAAATTCACACATGGATAAGCAGGGGTATGTAAAGTTCTGATGAGAAGCCTTTATTAATTACACGGCTAAGTTACAAGCCTCCAAGGACTTAAAAACCATGTAATTaataaaggtttttcttttatcagaaCTCTGCATATGCTCACTCCTCTAAGCCTGAGCCCCAGAAGTTTCTGgtttttcacatattttggaTGCTGCATTGTTTACAGCCGTGTTTGTTTGCTAGTTATCTTCTTCCTTACAGCCTTTTGTTGGCACACTGATATGTTTCTTGGTGAGAGAGTCAGTGTTCAGACCTATTTCAGCccagcatgaaaaaaacaacagggatgtaaacacacaaagctccgccaaaaaaaaccaaacatacacacaaaaaaaaactttgcagaTAATCCTCTCTTATTCAGACACAATCTCATCAGTACTTGAAGCAACACGAACCCCTGCACTGTTTTAACGCTGGGCTATTTTTGGTCTGAATGCCCACTTACTGCCACTGACTGTTGATAAGTGGGAGAACCT is a window of Toxotes jaculatrix isolate fToxJac2 chromosome 16, fToxJac2.pri, whole genome shotgun sequence DNA encoding:
- the mtrex gene encoding exosome RNA helicase MTR4 produces the protein MADAFGGFGDGLFSVFDDEQQTTTSKKIPASVAPETGKAVGKNDTDKDAGPSARCKREADGDGGEEVVFGKKPRHEAVSANDLNLAEFMPQVKVEQVETVEGCSHEVALPASDEYKPLKPRVGKAAKEYPFILDPFQREAILCIDNNESVLVSAHTSAGKTVCAEYAIALALREKQRVIFTSPIKALSNQKYREMYEEFQDVGLMTGDVTINPTASCLVMTTEILRSMLYRGSEIMREVAWVIFDEIHYMRDAERGVVWEETIILLPDNVHYVFLSATIPNARQFAEWICHLHKQPCHVVYTDYRPTPLQHYIFPAGGDGLHLVVDENGDFREDNFNTAMQVLRDAGDSGSSSGGGKWDPRGRKGGTKGPSSVFKIVKMIMERNFQPVIIFSFSKKECEAYALQVAKLDFNRDDEKRLVEEVFSNAVDCLSDEDKKLPQVEHVLPLLKRGIGIHHGGLLPILKETIEILFSEGLLKALFATETFAMGINMPARTVLFTSARKFDGKNHRFITSGEYIQMSGRAGRRGMDDRGIVIFMVDEKMSPAVGKQLLKGSADPLNSAFHLTYNMVLNLLRVEEINPEYMLEKSFYQFQHYRALPGVVEKIKRLEEQYHVIEIPNEESVVTYFKIRQQLAKLGKEIQEFIHKPRYCLPFLQPGRLVKVKNEDADFGWGVVVNFCKKSNVKTSTDSEPLYVVEVLVHCSKDSVKDAATEAAKPAAPGETGEMQVVPVMLHLLTSISSVRLYIPKDLRPFDNRQLMLKSIQEVQKRFPDGVPLLDPIDDMGIKDPALKKVIQKVEAFEHRMYSHPLHSDPNLESVYSLCEKKALIAADVRTAKRELKKAQTVLQMDKLKCRKRVLRRLGFASPSDVIEMKGRVACEISSADELLLTEMVFNGLFNDLTVEQATALLSCFVFQENASEMPKLTEQLAAPLRQMQECAKRIAKVSADAKLEVDEETYLNQFKPHLMDVVYAWANGATFAQICKMTDVFEGSIIRCMRRLEEVLRQMCSAAKAIGNTELENKFAEGITKIKRDIVFAASLYL